Proteins co-encoded in one Polynucleobacter sp. MG-6-Vaara-E2 genomic window:
- the ilvD gene encoding dihydroxy-acid dehydratase — translation MKRLNERSRMVTEGVARAPNRSMYYAMGYQEKDFSKPMVGVANGHSTITPCNSGLQKLSDAVVIALEEAGAKAQMFGTPTVSDGIGMGTEGMKYSLVSREVIADSIETCVNGLWQDGVVVIGGCDKNMPGGMMAIARTNVPAIYVYGGTIKPGHYKGKDLNIVSAFEAVGEFTSGRMSEEDLKGVEQHACPGSGSCGGMYTANTMSSSFEALGMSLPYSSTMANEDAEKVASAAESARVLVEAIKNNLRPRDIITKKSIENAVSVIMAVGGSTNAVLHFLAITSAAEIDWTIDDFERIRKRVPVIVDMKPSGTYLATDLHQAGGIPQVMKILLDGGLLHGDCMTITGETIAEVLKDVPSVPRADQKVIRTLDNPLYKQGHLAILKGNISPEGCVAKITGLKNPSITGPARVFNSEDDAMAAIMAQKIKDGDIVIIRYEGPKGGPGMREMLSPTSALVGQGLGESVGLITDGRFSGGTWGMVVGHVAPEAYVGGTIALINEGDSVTIDAHKLLIQLNVSDEEIAKRRAAWKQPKPRYTRGLLAKYASLASSASKGAVTDLDLDLT, via the coding sequence ATGAAACGCCTTAATGAACGCTCACGCATGGTCACCGAGGGAGTCGCTCGCGCACCAAACCGTTCAATGTATTACGCAATGGGCTATCAAGAAAAGGACTTTTCTAAGCCCATGGTTGGAGTTGCTAACGGTCACTCCACGATTACCCCTTGCAACAGTGGCTTACAAAAATTAAGCGATGCTGTTGTGATTGCACTAGAAGAAGCTGGCGCAAAAGCCCAAATGTTCGGCACACCAACAGTGTCTGATGGCATTGGTATGGGAACTGAAGGCATGAAATATTCCCTCGTTTCTCGCGAAGTCATTGCTGACAGTATTGAAACTTGCGTCAATGGCTTGTGGCAAGACGGTGTCGTAGTGATTGGTGGTTGCGATAAAAATATGCCTGGTGGCATGATGGCAATTGCACGCACTAACGTTCCTGCAATTTATGTTTACGGCGGCACAATAAAGCCGGGCCATTACAAAGGTAAAGACCTCAATATTGTTTCTGCATTCGAAGCTGTTGGTGAATTTACTTCTGGTCGTATGAGTGAAGAAGACCTCAAAGGGGTAGAACAACATGCCTGTCCAGGCAGCGGTTCCTGTGGCGGCATGTATACCGCCAATACCATGAGCTCTTCCTTTGAAGCCCTGGGTATGAGCCTCCCTTACTCTTCCACCATGGCGAATGAAGATGCCGAGAAAGTGGCTAGCGCTGCGGAATCTGCACGTGTATTAGTTGAAGCCATTAAAAATAATCTGCGCCCGCGCGACATCATTACCAAAAAATCGATTGAGAACGCAGTTAGCGTGATCATGGCTGTAGGTGGATCTACCAATGCGGTATTACATTTCTTGGCAATCACCAGCGCCGCTGAAATTGATTGGACAATTGATGACTTTGAACGCATACGTAAGCGCGTTCCAGTCATCGTGGATATGAAACCATCAGGCACTTATTTGGCAACAGATTTACATCAAGCTGGTGGCATTCCACAAGTAATGAAGATTTTGTTAGACGGCGGTTTATTGCATGGTGATTGCATGACGATTACTGGCGAGACAATTGCTGAGGTATTGAAGGATGTTCCATCCGTGCCACGTGCTGATCAAAAAGTGATTCGTACTCTAGATAATCCTTTGTATAAGCAAGGTCACTTAGCCATTCTGAAGGGCAATATCTCTCCCGAAGGTTGTGTCGCAAAGATTACTGGCCTCAAGAACCCATCCATTACGGGTCCTGCTCGTGTATTTAATTCTGAAGACGATGCCATGGCTGCCATCATGGCGCAAAAGATTAAAGATGGTGACATCGTAATCATTCGCTACGAGGGCCCTAAAGGTGGCCCCGGCATGCGTGAGATGCTCTCCCCTACTTCTGCCTTAGTTGGTCAAGGCTTGGGTGAATCCGTTGGCCTCATTACCGACGGTCGTTTCTCGGGCGGAACATGGGGTATGGTGGTAGGTCACGTCGCACCTGAAGCCTATGTTGGCGGAACAATCGCTCTCATTAACGAAGGTGACTCGGTGACCATCGATGCACATAAGCTTCTGATTCAACTTAATGTGAGTGATGAAGAGATTGCAAAACGCCGCGCAGCATGGAAACAACCTAAGCCGCGTTACACCCGCGGCCTCTTGGCTAAATATGCAAGTCTTGCAAGCAGCGCAAGTAAGGGTGCAGTAACCGATTTGGATTTAGACCTCACCTAG
- a CDS encoding copper chaperone PCu(A)C gives MKRSLLKTLSISILSLGFCGSLMAQDVSKTVTTNAIKIENAYTRATAPGQQVAGGFMKIENKGTADQLVSASSPVAGEVQLHEMSMDGNVMKMRQVKDIAVPANGAVELKPGGYHLMFLNLKGPFNAGQTVPVKLKFAKAGEVEVKLPVNAVGAMHDKH, from the coding sequence ATGAAAAGATCATTATTAAAAACGCTATCCATCAGCATTCTCAGTTTGGGATTCTGTGGATCATTGATGGCTCAAGACGTTTCAAAGACCGTCACCACTAATGCAATCAAAATTGAAAATGCCTACACACGTGCTACTGCACCAGGTCAGCAGGTAGCGGGTGGGTTTATGAAGATTGAAAATAAAGGCACTGCTGATCAACTGGTATCAGCAAGTTCTCCTGTTGCTGGTGAAGTTCAGCTACACGAGATGAGCATGGATGGCAACGTCATGAAAATGCGTCAAGTGAAAGATATTGCTGTACCTGCTAATGGTGCTGTAGAACTCAAGCCAGGCGGCTACCACTTGATGTTCCTAAATCTTAAGGGGCCATTTAATGCCGGTCAAACCGTTCCGGTTAAGTTGAAGTTTGCTAAGGCAGGCGAGGTAGAAGTAAAACTGCCAGTAAATGCCGTTGGAGCGATGCACGATAAACATTGA
- a CDS encoding TlpA disulfide reductase family protein: MNKLLSILFISLAFMQSVFAQSTALKPYQKGDWKTFTKPYAGQPVVIHFWGVTCSPCAKEMPLWGKFLSQNKNAKIIFIQVDDVSSESASKMLTAANVNPIGNYTLASPFDDALRYEIDPKWRGETPMTLLVNKNGKVIRKTGSMDFEKLKQWYTIGT; encoded by the coding sequence ATGAATAAACTACTGAGCATCTTATTTATCAGCTTGGCATTTATGCAGTCTGTATTTGCCCAAAGTACCGCATTAAAGCCATATCAAAAGGGCGATTGGAAGACTTTTACTAAGCCTTATGCAGGGCAGCCTGTTGTAATTCATTTTTGGGGTGTTACTTGCTCGCCTTGCGCAAAAGAAATGCCGTTATGGGGAAAATTTCTAAGTCAAAATAAAAACGCCAAAATTATCTTTATTCAGGTTGATGATGTTTCCTCAGAGAGTGCATCCAAGATGCTCACAGCCGCTAATGTCAATCCTATCGGCAACTACACCTTGGCATCACCTTTTGATGATGCATTGCGTTATGAGATTGATCCCAAATGGCGCGGTGAAACTCCAATGACATTATTGGTTAATAAAAATGGGAAAGTGATTCGCAAGACTGGCAGTATGGATTTTGAGAAATTAAAGCAGTGGTACACCATTGGTACATAA
- a CDS encoding exo-alpha-sialidase, with translation MSVLGLVAFNSAFAQMDHSSHMMSASLAKPTACTGSGLDCANAATPFFMADGKLLLAWTGGGVVSVAQSMDKGNTFSTPVVIAEHGKSLDAGADARAQIVADATGNALLAYAFFKDSNWNAQINIARSSDGGKTFSQPQSLVKDSSSQRFPSVVIRPDNSIFIAWIDKRLVADAKKSGQQRLGGSIAYSFSNDGGNSFAPESIANEASCECCRIGASVDPQGGVGIVYRAIFPGGIRDHATQIITQMGAGKTQRVARDEWKTDACPHHGPTIAISTSGKIHVAWFTQGRTRSGVFYASSINQGETYSKPQRIGVENANVSRPYLLAIDQSVWLVWKEFDGAKTSIYLKKSLDDGKSWSAPKLISATAGYSDHPLLISHGKEVYLSWLTREDGYQLIPLNSKS, from the coding sequence ATGAGTGTTTTGGGGTTGGTCGCATTTAATTCTGCGTTTGCCCAAATGGATCACTCATCTCACATGATGAGTGCCTCTCTTGCAAAGCCTACCGCTTGCACTGGGTCTGGATTGGATTGCGCAAATGCAGCAACTCCATTCTTTATGGCAGATGGCAAGTTATTGCTGGCATGGACTGGGGGCGGCGTGGTTTCTGTTGCTCAGTCGATGGATAAGGGAAATACGTTTTCTACCCCTGTGGTTATTGCTGAGCATGGGAAGTCTTTGGATGCCGGCGCTGATGCGCGTGCACAAATTGTTGCTGACGCAACTGGCAATGCGTTGCTGGCTTATGCATTTTTCAAAGATTCCAATTGGAACGCCCAGATCAATATTGCAAGGTCCTCTGATGGGGGTAAAACGTTTTCTCAGCCCCAATCTTTGGTGAAGGATAGCTCTAGTCAGCGCTTTCCATCAGTTGTTATTCGACCTGATAACTCTATCTTTATTGCATGGATTGATAAGCGCTTAGTGGCTGATGCCAAGAAGTCAGGGCAGCAACGTTTAGGTGGATCCATAGCCTATTCCTTTTCTAATGATGGCGGCAATAGTTTCGCTCCGGAATCAATTGCCAATGAAGCTAGTTGTGAGTGCTGTCGCATTGGAGCTAGTGTGGATCCTCAGGGTGGAGTTGGAATTGTGTACCGTGCGATATTCCCGGGCGGCATTCGGGACCATGCGACTCAGATCATTACGCAAATGGGTGCCGGCAAGACTCAACGCGTTGCTCGAGATGAGTGGAAAACAGACGCTTGCCCGCATCATGGACCAACTATCGCTATATCGACCTCAGGGAAAATCCATGTAGCTTGGTTTACGCAAGGTCGCACTCGCTCGGGTGTTTTTTATGCTAGCTCTATCAATCAAGGCGAAACCTATTCCAAGCCCCAAAGAATTGGCGTAGAAAACGCTAATGTATCAAGACCTTATTTGTTAGCAATCGATCAATCCGTTTGGCTGGTCTGGAAAGAGTTTGATGGCGCGAAAACTTCTATATACCTAAAAAAATCACTTGATGATGGAAAGAGTTGGTCGGCCCCAAAGTTAATCAGTGCTACGGCTGGATATAGTGATCACCCTTTACTGATCAGTCATGGAAAAGAGGTTTACCTCTCATGGCTCACTCGTGAAGATGGGTATCAATTGATTCCATTAAACTCAAAATCATGA
- a CDS encoding TonB-dependent receptor has protein sequence MLLKQKKISISIGLIFVYVCVQAQVAPPPDYDQRLGNVIVNATRSGTPLDEIPLNTTVLTKEVIESSPDQTIDQVLKNTPGVFLNDVPYYQKDPTGQSINVRGLGNSRTLVMVDGVPLNDAFYGTIQWNLVPLSSIDTVEFIRGGVSSLWGNYGMGGVINVNTKNPKNSQQDVSASYGAFGTGNVAASKDIIVSDAMQLRFSADYFGTEGYQNIATIYPASPANISPGQNSSWSKNTNMRLQGNFKASQGTDGFFRMGYHTMNDISSNYGFATNLMQEVDFAGGTTTRLDDSSKVQANLFYENTIFNKQNGSAAAVSSSLNPAHIATGTGYISANYQNPYSTLGASVQYTKEVKGLIDQYVAAVDVRNISGSNQTNNLTTTGGISSINYGQGQQNFSGLMGQIKSKSDVIPLETTLAARVDYWTSQTPTYYNTGSNGSNPAYQNIPNQSKTQLSPTLGFLYNLSKGWDLRSAAYQAFHAPGLNNTLRSYASSSGGNYFANPYLTPETMTGYEFGSDYRWKEGFFQITGFNNYVRNAVATYSLSASSASDVALAQSLCGVTNGANPLSASAGNCVSKSISYYTNNQNLLSQGLEVEFHHDLSPMWALDAGYAYTRTSLTSTTTSDAPYVGNQIGGVPRNLGNAGITYYPIPKASLTANVRYVGNSWMNTSHSLPVPAYAVVGMRANYELTQQATIFASVVNLFNRNYITFNSATTATSYQAGMPQAITVGARIIF, from the coding sequence ATGTTGTTGAAGCAAAAGAAAATTAGCATAAGCATTGGTTTGATATTCGTATATGTATGTGTGCAGGCTCAAGTTGCGCCACCGCCTGATTATGATCAGCGCTTAGGTAATGTCATTGTGAATGCTACTCGCTCGGGTACGCCTTTGGATGAAATTCCGCTCAACACTACTGTATTGACTAAAGAAGTTATAGAGTCCTCACCAGATCAGACAATTGATCAAGTCTTGAAAAACACTCCAGGCGTTTTTCTTAATGACGTACCCTACTACCAGAAAGATCCAACCGGACAAAGTATTAACGTTCGCGGCCTTGGTAATTCAAGAACCTTGGTGATGGTGGATGGTGTTCCCCTAAATGATGCATTCTACGGAACAATCCAGTGGAATCTTGTGCCGCTTTCTTCAATAGATACAGTGGAGTTTATTCGAGGAGGGGTTTCTAGTTTATGGGGAAACTACGGTATGGGCGGTGTCATTAACGTCAACACTAAAAATCCTAAAAATAGTCAACAAGACGTGTCTGCTAGTTATGGTGCATTTGGCACTGGAAATGTCGCGGCCTCAAAAGACATCATTGTGTCAGACGCTATGCAGCTAAGATTTTCAGCTGATTATTTTGGAACTGAAGGCTATCAGAATATAGCAACAATCTATCCAGCTTCCCCGGCAAATATAAGCCCTGGGCAAAATTCTTCTTGGTCAAAAAATACCAATATGCGACTTCAAGGGAACTTCAAAGCATCTCAAGGTACTGATGGATTTTTTAGAATGGGATATCACACGATGAACGATATCTCTAGTAATTATGGTTTTGCTACCAACCTTATGCAGGAAGTAGATTTTGCTGGTGGAACAACCACTCGATTGGATGATAGCTCGAAAGTTCAAGCGAACTTGTTCTATGAAAATACTATTTTTAATAAGCAAAATGGTTCTGCAGCAGCGGTAAGCTCATCGCTAAATCCAGCGCATATTGCAACCGGTACCGGGTACATTAGCGCTAATTATCAAAACCCATATTCTACTTTGGGCGCCTCTGTTCAGTACACCAAAGAAGTAAAAGGTCTAATCGATCAGTATGTGGCTGCAGTTGATGTTAGAAATATATCTGGGTCAAATCAGACAAATAATCTCACCACAACAGGTGGTATTAGTTCAATCAATTATGGTCAGGGGCAGCAGAACTTTAGTGGCTTGATGGGGCAAATTAAATCAAAAAGTGATGTTATTCCGTTGGAAACTACACTTGCTGCGCGCGTAGATTATTGGACTAGTCAAACTCCGACTTATTACAATACGGGCTCAAATGGTTCAAATCCTGCTTATCAAAATATTCCAAACCAGAGCAAAACTCAGTTAAGTCCAACTTTAGGTTTTTTGTACAACTTATCCAAGGGATGGGACTTAAGGTCTGCCGCTTACCAAGCATTTCATGCGCCGGGTCTTAACAATACGCTCCGCTCATATGCTTCCTCAAGCGGAGGCAACTACTTCGCAAATCCTTACTTAACGCCTGAGACGATGACTGGTTACGAGTTTGGTTCAGACTATCGCTGGAAAGAAGGTTTTTTTCAGATTACAGGGTTTAATAATTATGTAAGGAATGCTGTGGCAACTTATAGTCTTAGCGCTTCAAGTGCTTCAGATGTTGCATTGGCGCAAAGTTTATGTGGCGTAACTAATGGCGCGAATCCTCTGTCAGCTTCTGCGGGAAACTGTGTATCAAAGTCGATTAGCTACTATACAAATAATCAGAATTTACTAAGCCAAGGCCTAGAGGTTGAGTTTCATCATGATTTAAGTCCTATGTGGGCTTTGGATGCTGGGTATGCTTATACGAGGACTTCATTAACATCAACCACAACTAGTGATGCTCCATATGTCGGCAATCAAATCGGTGGTGTGCCGCGAAACTTGGGGAATGCGGGCATAACGTATTACCCCATTCCTAAAGCCAGTCTCACCGCAAATGTGCGCTATGTAGGTAACTCTTGGATGAATACTAGCCATAGCTTGCCAGTGCCAGCTTATGCTGTTGTTGGAATGAGGGCAAATTATGAGCTGACACAACAAGCAACTATTTTTGCTTCCGTTGTTAACTTGTTCAACCGTAATTACATTACTTTTAATTCGGCTACAACAGCCACAAGCTATCAGGCAGGTATGCCTCAGGCAATCACTGTTGGCGCGCGTATCATCTTCTAA
- a CDS encoding DUF2946 domain-containing protein encodes MKVSKNRLIHWIAAVAIAMSALAPAVSQAVSLVKGGHGFAMEICSVDGAKMQIDVQTADQDLSDQMQPCPYCLSHSSITPAFNTNLTFAAPNSFALLPQLFYQSPKPLAVWVTPPSAAPPTQT; translated from the coding sequence ATGAAAGTCTCCAAAAACCGCCTTATTCATTGGATTGCAGCTGTAGCCATTGCAATGAGTGCACTTGCCCCAGCAGTTTCACAAGCAGTGTCGCTTGTGAAGGGTGGTCATGGTTTTGCGATGGAGATTTGCTCGGTAGATGGCGCTAAGATGCAAATTGATGTTCAGACTGCCGATCAAGATCTCTCAGATCAAATGCAACCTTGTCCATATTGCTTAAGCCATAGCAGCATTACCCCAGCGTTTAATACCAATCTGACATTTGCAGCCCCAAACTCTTTTGCGTTGCTGCCTCAGCTTTTCTATCAATCACCCAAGCCACTTGCTGTTTGGGTAACTCCTCCTTCAGCAGCACCTCCAACACAAACCTAA
- the oxlT gene encoding oxalate/formate MFS antiporter — protein MSGEKTAGPLGGRWFQLLIGIICMSMIANLQYGWTLFVNPIDAKFGWGRAAIQVAFTIFVLTETWLVPIEGCLVDKFGPRPVVFFGGILCGIGWMMNAHADTLTMLYIAAAVSGVGAGAVYGTCVGNALKWFPDRRGLAAGMTAAGFGAGSALTVIPIANMIANQGYQDAFWYFGIWQGAIVVVLSLLLSKPIKSAITTVKAAVVQTRKDFRPMEMVKQPVFWIMYVMFVMVAAGGLMATAQLGPIAKDFQIAGVTVSLMGLALPALTFALTVDRVLNGLTRPFFGWVSDKIGREQTMTLCFTFECLGILGLYYLGRDPVMFVLLTGLVFFAWGEIYSLFPSTNADTFGSTYAAGNAGLLYTAKGTASLLVPLSSVLVTMTGGWEAVFWVASFLNGTAAILAWFVLRPMRRKLIERSASM, from the coding sequence ATGAGCGGCGAGAAAACTGCAGGACCTCTAGGAGGTCGTTGGTTTCAGCTACTAATCGGCATTATCTGTATGTCGATGATTGCGAACTTGCAATATGGTTGGACTTTATTCGTAAACCCAATTGATGCGAAGTTTGGATGGGGTCGTGCAGCGATTCAAGTTGCTTTCACCATTTTCGTATTGACAGAAACTTGGTTGGTTCCAATCGAGGGATGCCTCGTTGATAAATTTGGCCCACGCCCAGTTGTATTCTTCGGCGGCATCTTGTGCGGTATTGGCTGGATGATGAACGCCCATGCCGATACTTTAACTATGCTTTACATTGCAGCTGCTGTGAGCGGTGTTGGCGCTGGTGCTGTTTATGGTACTTGTGTAGGTAATGCACTTAAGTGGTTCCCAGATCGTCGTGGTTTAGCTGCTGGTATGACAGCTGCTGGTTTCGGTGCAGGTTCTGCATTGACTGTTATTCCAATTGCAAACATGATTGCTAACCAAGGCTATCAAGATGCGTTCTGGTACTTTGGTATCTGGCAAGGCGCGATCGTTGTGGTCTTGAGCTTGTTGCTCTCTAAGCCTATTAAGAGTGCCATTACTACAGTCAAGGCTGCAGTGGTTCAGACTCGTAAAGACTTCCGTCCAATGGAAATGGTTAAGCAGCCAGTATTCTGGATCATGTATGTGATGTTCGTGATGGTTGCTGCTGGTGGCTTGATGGCTACCGCACAATTAGGCCCAATTGCTAAAGACTTCCAAATTGCTGGCGTAACCGTGAGCTTGATGGGATTGGCATTACCTGCATTGACCTTCGCATTGACAGTTGACCGTGTATTGAACGGCTTAACCCGTCCATTCTTCGGTTGGGTATCTGACAAGATTGGTCGCGAACAGACAATGACTCTTTGCTTCACATTTGAGTGCTTAGGTATTCTTGGTTTGTACTACCTCGGTCGTGATCCAGTAATGTTTGTGTTGTTGACTGGTTTAGTATTCTTTGCATGGGGTGAGATTTACAGCTTGTTCCCATCAACCAATGCTGACACATTCGGCTCTACCTATGCTGCTGGTAACGCAGGTCTCCTCTACACAGCAAAAGGTACAGCTTCATTGTTAGTTCCTTTGTCTAGCGTATTGGTAACGATGACTGGTGGTTGGGAAGCAGTATTCTGGGTTGCTAGTTTCTTGAATGGAACTGCTGCAATTTTGGCTTGGTTTGTATTACGCCCAATGCGTCGCAAACTTATCGAGCGTTCTGCTTCAATGTAA
- a CDS encoding DUF1854 domain-containing protein: MRQTSHQLTRDSLGRLVFVDTKGHSHVGVHPVRAFPITAPSAGIGIMDQSGKEVFWYPDVAVIPKQELQLIEEELAAREFMPVIEKITKVSTFATPSIWDIETDRGPTRIRLKGEEDIRRIAGNTLLIADSNGLQFLIKDSTALDKVSKKLLDRFR, encoded by the coding sequence ATGAGACAGACCTCACATCAATTGACGCGTGATTCACTTGGACGTTTAGTGTTTGTCGATACCAAAGGTCATTCGCATGTTGGCGTACATCCAGTGCGCGCGTTTCCGATTACAGCTCCTAGTGCTGGAATTGGGATCATGGATCAGTCTGGTAAAGAAGTATTTTGGTATCCCGATGTTGCGGTAATTCCAAAGCAAGAACTTCAACTCATTGAAGAAGAATTGGCTGCCCGTGAATTTATGCCCGTCATTGAGAAAATTACTAAGGTCTCAACGTTTGCCACTCCAAGTATTTGGGATATCGAAACTGACAGAGGCCCTACCCGAATTCGCTTAAAAGGCGAGGAGGACATCCGCAGAATCGCTGGCAATACCCTGTTGATTGCAGACTCGAACGGCTTGCAATTTCTCATTAAAGACTCAACTGCCCTAGATAAGGTCAGCAAGAAGCTTTTGGACCGTTTCCGCTAG
- a CDS encoding ABC transporter ATP-binding protein — MKPSILPFAPALPSDWQAVLGGKNSPIQSLEAVLAWVELDLGADLRFQKSLLWLTDQGLFWTDGAKFETWPISSAEHLIHGDHAGVGHLKLETADALQRIWYFTLAVNPQVLRLQSSFKLLTRGEERNDAEVSEYDKQVCPVCLSPKPANSDACPSCDPEDDKPPSTWTLFKLWRFAKPYQKQLLLGFVLTLLSTGATLIPPYLTMPLMDHVLIPYERGNPIDFHLATKYLLALFGAAIIAWGLGWWKTYLLALVSERIGADLRNTTFEHLLKLSLEYFGGKRTGDLIARIGTETDRICVFLSLYALDFATDVLMITMTAAILVSIDPLLALVTLAPLPFIVWMIHVVRDRLRFGFEKIDRIWSEVTNILADTIPGIRVVKAFAQEDRELKRFVDSNKHNLQINDRVNRVWGLFSPTVTLLTETGLLVVWGFGIWQVAHQKVTVGVLIAFLAYIGRFYVRLDSMSRIVSHTQKAAAGAKRIFDILDHVSSVPEPINPVPLGPVKGRISLRGVGFRYGNRAVSKGIDLDIAPGEMIGLVGHSGSGKSTLVNLICRFYDVSAGSIALDGRDIRSIAIADYRKCIGLVLQEPFLFFGTIAENIAYGKPDATREEIIEAARAAHAHEFILRLPLGYDSLVGERGQSLSGGERQRISIARALLINPSILILDEATSSVDTTTEKEIQRALDNLVKGRTTIAIAHRLSTLRKADRLVVLDKGEIVEIGSHEQLMDAQGAYYTLYQAQLRHAAELVEGGAIGESLEESKEENKEEQHEEKLQEIAKNVGGGV, encoded by the coding sequence ATGAAGCCATCCATCCTACCTTTTGCTCCTGCGCTGCCAAGCGATTGGCAGGCTGTTCTTGGGGGTAAAAATTCCCCCATTCAGAGCTTAGAGGCAGTGCTGGCTTGGGTTGAATTAGATTTGGGTGCTGATTTACGCTTTCAAAAAAGTCTGCTTTGGCTTACTGACCAGGGTTTGTTTTGGACGGACGGTGCCAAGTTTGAAACTTGGCCTATTAGCTCTGCAGAGCATCTCATTCATGGCGACCATGCCGGAGTGGGGCATTTAAAACTTGAAACTGCCGATGCTCTGCAAAGAATTTGGTATTTCACATTAGCAGTCAATCCTCAAGTTTTACGTCTGCAGTCTAGTTTTAAGCTGCTCACTCGTGGTGAAGAGCGCAATGACGCAGAGGTCAGTGAGTATGACAAGCAAGTGTGTCCGGTTTGTTTAAGTCCTAAACCAGCAAACTCCGATGCTTGTCCTAGCTGTGATCCTGAAGATGACAAGCCGCCATCTACTTGGACTTTGTTTAAGCTCTGGCGTTTTGCTAAGCCTTATCAAAAACAGTTGCTACTCGGCTTTGTTCTCACGCTACTATCGACTGGTGCAACATTAATCCCGCCCTATCTCACCATGCCGTTGATGGATCATGTTTTGATTCCCTATGAGCGTGGCAATCCAATTGATTTTCATTTAGCAACTAAATACTTATTGGCACTATTTGGTGCTGCCATCATCGCCTGGGGTTTGGGTTGGTGGAAGACGTATTTACTTGCATTAGTGAGTGAACGTATTGGGGCCGATCTTCGCAATACAACATTTGAACACTTACTTAAGCTCTCACTTGAATACTTTGGTGGCAAACGCACGGGTGATTTGATTGCTCGTATTGGCACAGAGACTGATCGTATCTGCGTCTTTCTATCCCTTTACGCGCTTGACTTTGCGACTGATGTCCTCATGATCACCATGACTGCCGCAATCCTAGTATCGATTGATCCGTTGTTGGCTTTAGTGACCCTGGCGCCGCTCCCATTTATCGTGTGGATGATTCATGTTGTGCGTGATCGTTTGCGTTTTGGTTTTGAGAAGATTGATCGTATTTGGTCTGAAGTGACCAATATTTTGGCTGATACGATCCCAGGTATACGGGTAGTAAAAGCATTTGCGCAAGAAGATCGCGAGCTCAAACGTTTTGTAGATTCCAATAAACATAATCTGCAAATTAACGATCGTGTGAATCGTGTCTGGGGATTATTCTCACCAACAGTCACTTTGTTGACTGAAACCGGTTTATTAGTTGTTTGGGGTTTTGGTATCTGGCAAGTTGCACATCAAAAAGTTACCGTTGGTGTATTGATTGCTTTCCTCGCCTACATCGGACGTTTTTATGTACGTTTAGATTCGATGAGTCGCATTGTGTCCCATACCCAAAAAGCGGCGGCTGGCGCAAAGCGTATCTTTGACATTTTGGATCACGTCTCGAGTGTTCCTGAGCCCATCAACCCAGTACCTCTAGGCCCAGTAAAAGGTCGCATCTCTTTGCGTGGCGTCGGTTTTCGCTACGGTAATCGTGCGGTATCCAAAGGGATTGATTTAGATATTGCCCCAGGCGAAATGATTGGTTTGGTAGGGCATAGCGGTTCTGGCAAGAGCACTTTGGTGAATTTGATATGCCGTTTTTACGATGTGAGCGCTGGTTCTATCGCTTTAGATGGTCGCGACATTCGTAGTATTGCGATTGCCGACTATCGCAAATGTATTGGTTTGGTTTTGCAAGAGCCATTCTTATTCTTTGGCACGATTGCAGAAAATATTGCTTACGGCAAGCCTGATGCTACCCGTGAAGAAATCATTGAAGCAGCGCGTGCTGCACATGCCCATGAATTTATCCTTCGCCTGCCATTAGGTTACGACTCACTCGTGGGTGAGCGTGGTCAGTCCTTATCTGGTGGTGAGCGTCAACGTATCTCGATTGCACGCGCACTTCTCATTAATCCAAGTATTTTGATCCTGGACGAAGCAACATCATCGGTCGACACAACTACTGAAAAAGAAATTCAGCGCGCATTGGATAATTTGGTTAAAGGTCGCACGACGATTGCGATTGCACACCGCCTATCTACTCTCAGAAAGGCTGACCGCCTTGTGGTGCTGGATAAAGGTGAAATTGTAGAGATCGGTTCTCATGAGCAACTCATGGATGCGCAAGGTGCTTATTACACCTTGTATCAAGCACAATTACGTCATGCTGCTGAGTTAGTTGAGGGTGGTGCGATTGGCGAGAGCTTAGAGGAAAGCAAAGAAGAAAATAAAGAAGAGCAGCACGAAGAGAAGCTACAAGAGATTGCTAAGAATGTTGGAGGAGGGGTATGA